The Halobacterium litoreum genome includes a region encoding these proteins:
- the coaBC gene encoding bifunctional phosphopantothenoylcysteine decarboxylase/phosphopantothenate--cysteine ligase CoaBC, with protein sequence MLSGVNVALGVSGSIAAVKVVELAHELRRRGANVRAVMTESAQSIVHPWAVEFATDNPVVTEITGDVEHVELCGTEGWADVFLVAPATANTVGKVAAAIDDTPVTTCATTALGAGVPVVVAPAMHEPMYDHPGVLDAIERVESWGVDFVDPRVEEGKAKIATEEAIVLAAARAAGDRPLDGERVVVTSGATSEPIDPVRVLTNRSSGRTGRAVAAGAYVRGADVTLVHDGEPVPYADTVRVETAAEMLAATLDACEGADALVSVAAISDYTVEPSEEKIRSGQDLTLDLETAPKLIDEVRAEFPDLPIVGFKAETSGDDDAMVAAAREILERAGLSFVVANDASVMGADETRALVVTAEDTAEYAGDKQGLGLRVADKLAATL encoded by the coding sequence ATGCTCTCCGGAGTGAACGTCGCGCTCGGCGTCTCGGGCAGCATCGCGGCGGTGAAGGTCGTGGAGTTGGCCCACGAACTCCGCCGGCGCGGCGCGAACGTGCGAGCGGTGATGACCGAGAGCGCACAGAGCATCGTCCACCCGTGGGCGGTGGAGTTCGCGACCGACAACCCCGTCGTCACCGAAATCACGGGCGACGTCGAGCACGTCGAACTGTGCGGGACCGAGGGGTGGGCGGACGTGTTCCTCGTCGCGCCGGCGACCGCGAACACCGTCGGGAAGGTCGCCGCGGCCATCGACGACACGCCCGTGACGACGTGTGCGACGACGGCGCTCGGCGCTGGCGTGCCCGTGGTGGTCGCGCCCGCGATGCACGAACCGATGTACGACCACCCCGGCGTCTTGGACGCCATCGAACGCGTGGAGTCGTGGGGCGTCGACTTCGTCGACCCGCGCGTCGAGGAGGGGAAGGCGAAGATTGCGACCGAGGAGGCCATCGTGCTCGCGGCGGCGCGCGCGGCGGGCGACCGGCCACTCGACGGCGAGCGCGTCGTCGTCACGTCGGGCGCGACGAGCGAGCCGATCGACCCGGTGCGCGTGCTCACGAACCGGTCGTCCGGTCGGACGGGCCGCGCGGTCGCGGCGGGCGCGTACGTCCGCGGCGCCGACGTGACGCTGGTTCACGACGGCGAACCGGTGCCGTACGCCGACACGGTGCGCGTGGAGACGGCGGCGGAGATGCTCGCGGCCACCCTCGACGCCTGCGAGGGCGCCGACGCGCTCGTGTCCGTCGCCGCAATCAGCGACTACACCGTCGAGCCGAGCGAGGAGAAGATTCGGTCCGGGCAGGACCTCACGCTCGATTTGGAGACGGCGCCGAAACTCATCGACGAGGTGCGCGCCGAGTTCCCGGACCTCCCGATTGTCGGCTTCAAGGCCGAGACGTCGGGCGACGACGACGCGATGGTCGCCGCGGCCCGCGAGATTCTAGAGCGCGCCGGCCTCTCGTTCGTGGTGGCGAACGACGCGAGCGTGATGGGCGCAGACGAGACGCGCGCGCTCGTCGTCACGGCCGAGGACACCGCGGAGTACGCCGGCGACAAGCAGGGCCTCGGCCTCCGAGTGGCCGACAAACTCGCGGCGACCCTCTAG
- a CDS encoding monovalent cation/H+ antiporter subunit E: protein MGGDIVVPVDDSVTLRQTVAHVADRVRDAEGTPTLYFVYPLSERRDGSEGDRAASDADELLDRITVWVEEDLGDDADDVRVETAVVGGAEYLFNPGDYASVLADYAVRQGAETVVLDPEYNPLGMAPLLPPLERELESAGLTVEMAPVERPTRRSPLTRPAGLGQFVVLFCSTYAFYLLVGGTLSAFDLATGAISAGIVASLLWRITTRGEVDLSRLGGWFGRMALYVPYLLWEIVVANVQIARVVLHPRLPIDPKVVEFDAAVWSELPATTLANSITLTPGTLTVDVTQRHFTVHSLTPGAREDLLDGALERAVRFVFYGRRGMRIATPRERGAQTDDESVTETPVDASEGENA from the coding sequence ATGGGCGGCGACATCGTCGTGCCGGTCGACGACTCGGTGACGCTCCGGCAGACGGTCGCGCACGTCGCCGACCGCGTCAGGGACGCGGAAGGCACACCGACGCTGTACTTCGTCTACCCGCTCTCGGAGCGGCGCGACGGCAGCGAAGGCGACCGAGCGGCGTCGGACGCCGACGAACTCCTCGACCGAATCACCGTCTGGGTGGAAGAAGACCTCGGCGACGACGCCGACGACGTGCGCGTCGAGACGGCGGTCGTCGGCGGCGCCGAGTACCTCTTCAACCCCGGCGACTACGCGAGCGTCCTCGCGGACTACGCGGTTCGACAGGGCGCCGAGACGGTCGTCCTCGACCCGGAGTACAACCCGCTCGGAATGGCGCCGCTGCTCCCGCCGCTCGAACGCGAACTCGAATCCGCCGGGCTGACGGTGGAGATGGCGCCCGTCGAGCGCCCGACGCGCCGGAGTCCGCTGACGCGCCCCGCCGGTCTCGGGCAGTTCGTGGTGTTGTTCTGTTCGACGTACGCGTTCTACCTCCTCGTCGGCGGGACGCTGTCCGCGTTCGACCTCGCGACCGGCGCCATCAGCGCAGGCATCGTCGCCTCGCTGCTGTGGCGCATCACGACCCGCGGCGAAGTCGACCTCTCGCGGCTCGGCGGCTGGTTCGGTCGCATGGCGCTGTACGTCCCCTACCTCCTCTGGGAAATCGTGGTAGCGAACGTCCAGATTGCGCGCGTCGTCCTCCATCCCCGTCTCCCCATCGACCCGAAGGTCGTCGAGTTCGACGCCGCGGTGTGGTCGGAACTCCCCGCGACGACGCTCGCGAACAGCATCACGCTCACGCCGGGGACGCTCACGGTCGACGTGACACAGCGTCACTTCACGGTCCACAGCCTCACGCCGGGGGCCCGCGAGGACCTCCTGGACGGCGCCCTCGAACGCGCGGTCCGGTTCGTGTTCTACGGCCGGCGCGGGATGCGCATCGCGACCCCGCGCGAGCGCGGCGCCCAGACCGACGACGAGTCGGTGACGGAGACGCCAGTCGACGCATCCGAGGGTGAGAACGCGTGA
- a CDS encoding cation:proton antiporter — MSLVTDVLLGGAGAFIVLSAVVLYRVVRGPTMQDRVIAVNAIGTNIVVIIALVAAATGNPGALDIAIVYALLNFVMSIAISKFTVERGGVL, encoded by the coding sequence GTGAGTCTCGTCACCGACGTGCTGCTCGGCGGCGCGGGCGCGTTCATCGTGCTGTCGGCAGTCGTCCTCTACCGGGTCGTCCGCGGCCCGACGATGCAGGACCGCGTCATCGCGGTGAACGCCATCGGGACGAACATCGTCGTCATCATCGCGCTGGTGGCGGCGGCGACCGGCAACCCCGGCGCGCTCGACATCGCCATCGTGTACGCGCTGTTGAACTTCGTGATGAGCATCGCCATCTCGAAGTTCACCGTCGAACGAGGTGGTGTGCTGTGA
- the mnhG gene encoding monovalent cation/H(+) antiporter subunit G, whose amino-acid sequence MTPREIAVVVLVGGGVFFTFVAAVGILRLPDVYTRAHGASKSDTLGAGLTLAAVGVTFGADIPTVKAVLLVLFMFITNPTAAHAIARAAADQGIEPWTADDEGDAE is encoded by the coding sequence GTGACGCCCCGAGAGATTGCGGTCGTCGTGCTGGTGGGCGGCGGCGTGTTCTTCACGTTCGTCGCCGCCGTCGGCATCCTGCGACTGCCGGACGTCTACACGCGCGCTCACGGCGCGTCGAAGAGTGACACGCTCGGCGCCGGGCTGACGCTGGCGGCCGTCGGCGTGACGTTCGGCGCCGACATCCCCACCGTGAAGGCGGTGTTGCTCGTCCTGTTCATGTTCATCACGAACCCGACCGCGGCCCACGCCATCGCGCGCGCCGCGGCAGACCAAGGCATCGAACCGTGGACCGCGGACGACGAGGGTGATGCCGAATGA